The Polaribacter sp. MED152 region ATCATTACAAAGATAACACCTATTTTAACCATACTTTACCTCATCTACCTAACATTTTTTAGAAAAAACAATCATCAGGTCATCCTACTGTCAAGCATGCTTTTTGGTTTGTTTTTTTATTATTTTACATCAACCACCATACATCCTTGGTATTTGGCAACCCCATTGTTAATTAGCGTATTTACCAAATATCGTTTTCCAGTTTTTTGGACCTTAGTCATTATTTTAAGTTATCAAGCCTATGCCAATACTCCTTGGCAAGAGAATTTATGGTTTGTTGCTGCAGAATATGTATTGCTATTTGCATTTATGATTATCGAATTTAAATCTCATAGGAGAAAAGACTCGATAATTTCTGCTTAATTTTTACACCATCGTTTATATTTTTATATCTTCGTAACTAAACGTTTTTAGATGAAAAAGCTAACCATAAAAGATATTGCCAAAGAATTTAAAGTTTCTATTTCTACAGTATCAAAAGCTTTGAATGATAGTTACGAAATTAGCCAAAGCACCAAAGAAAAAATTCAGAAATACGCAAAAGAAAACAACTACAAGCCTAACTTTAATGCGTTAAGTTTAAAAAATAGAAGTACAAAAACCATAGGGGTAATTATACCAACTATGTTAAACTATTTCTTTGCTCAGGTATTTAAAGGTATCGAAAAAACAGCCTTAGAAAAAGGGTATAAAGTAATTACCTGTATCTCTAATCAATCTTATGACAAAGAAGTAGAAATTATAGAAATGCTTTCTAATGGAAGTATAGATGGCTTTTTACTTTCTATGGCTAAAGAAACTGAACTAAGTAATAAATTTGATCATTTTAAAGAATCTATAGAAAACGGAACTCCGATTGTTATGTTTGATAGAGTTGCGCAATCGATTTCTTGTGATAAAGTGATTACAGATGATTTAGAAGGAGCCACAAAAACAGTGGAGTTTTTATACAAAAAAGGACATAAAAATATTGCTTTTGTTTCTACCATGAGTGATTTGCATATTGGTAAGCAACGTTTTGAAGGCTATAAGCAAGGTCTAAAAAATGTAGGTTTATCTTTAGATGAAAACCTAGTACTTAATATTGTTGAAAGAGATTATAAGAAATACAAAAACATTGTTAGGCCATTTATTAAGGCCAATAAAATAGATGCAGTAATTACTACAGGCGAATCTGTTGCTGTTTCTGTGATGAAAGCTGTAAAAAAGAACGATCAAAAAATACCAAAAGACGTTGCTGTAATTGCATTTTCTAACGGAATTTTATCAAGACACTCTAGCCCAAAAATGACAACAATTAGTCAGCATGGTGAAAAAATGGGTTCTGCTGCTGCAGCCATTTTAATTGATAAGTTAGAAAACAAAACCAAAGAAATTACTACAAAAGTGATTCAAACAGACCTTGTAATTAGAGATTCTACTCGTAAATAATGAAAGACTTTGCTCAAGTAAAACTGGTAGTTTCTGATATGGATGGTACACTCTTAAACTCTAAAGGAGCAGTGAGTGATGAGTTCTTTACCCTATTTGAACAACTAAAAAAAAAGAATATTACTTTTTGTGCAGCAAGTGGCAGACAGCACAATAGTATTGTATCTAAGCTCGATGCTATAAAAGATGAAATTTATGTTATTGCAGAAAATGGTGGCGTTGCAAAAAAGGGCACAGAAGTTTTACTCTCTAACTTTTTAGCTACTGATAAAATTTTGCAGCTAATACCAATTCTAAGAACTATTGCAGGTGCAAATATGGTATTATGTTGTGATGGTGAAGCGTTTATAGAAAGCAAAGATCCACGTTTTATTAAGCATTTTCAAGAATACTATCATAGCTTTCAGCAAGTAGAAGACCTAATAGCTATAGCAAAAAACAAACCTGCTTACAAAATAGCTGTGTACCATTTTGATTCTTCTGAAGAATTTATTTACCCAGTAATTGAACATTTAAAAGAAGAAGTACTACTTAAGGTTTCAGGAAAAAACTGGCTAGATATTTCTGACGAGAAAGCCAATAAAGGGCGTGCTTTAAAGCATTTACAAAAAGTACTTGATGTAAGTAAAGAAGAAACTCTTGTTTTTGGTGATTATCATAATGACATAGAAATGATGCAAGAAGCCAAGTATAGTTTTGCAATGGCAAATGCGCATGAAGATATTAAAGAGCTTGCTAAATATGGTACAGCAAGTAATGATAATAATGGTGTGGAAAAAGTAATTAAAGAGTTACTAGAAGTACTTTAATTTTTAAACTCAACAGTACTTTGTCTCTCTCTGTTTACCTGTAACTTGGTAACATCTGGTCTTGAATAATGCCCAACTACATCAAAGTTTTGACGCTCTTCTAAAACACGATTAAAATCTAAAGTTTCTATAATTAAACCTTCTTTTTCCAAGACTGGTTCTATAATCCATTCACCATCAGGCCCTGCAATACAAGAACCACCATTTGCCAATATTTCTGGGGCGTCCTTTACTATTTTATCATAATGAGGCACATCTTTAGGAAAATCTGTTTTTGCCATTAAACTAGAAACAGAAATTACAAAAGAGCGTGATTCTCTTGCTATAAAACGTGTAATATCTTTGGTATTATGATCAGAACCAGGCCAAACTGCTATGTGTAAATTTTCGCCCAAACCATACAAGGCTGTTCTAGGTAAAGGCATCCAGTTTTCCCAACAATTTAAACCACCTACTGTAAAGTCTTTTAAAGGATGTACCTGTAAACCATTACCATCTCCAGGTGCCCAAGTTAAGCGCTCATCGAAAGTAGGTTGTAATTTACGATGTACAGATTTAATTTCTCCAGTTTCATTTATATACACCAAACTTGCATAAATGCTATGTCCTCCTCTATTTGCTGCACGTTCCATAATACCTAAATAGATTGCTATTTTATGCTTTTTGGCTAAAGCACAAACTGCATTTAATTCGCCTTTTTCAATGGTAATAGAATTGCGAATGTAATGAGCGTGAATTTCTTTTTGTGTAGTTGAGTTCCAAGCAGCACCATTGGTTAAGGCAATCCAAAAAGGGTAGCCAGGTAATAACGCCTCACCAAAAACAATCAGCTCACAATTTTCTTGAGCTGCGTTTACAATTGATTGTTCTATTTTCTCCAGCGTCTTTTCTTTGTTTAACCAAACAGGCGCTATTTGAGCTAAGGCAACTTTTAATAGATTGTCGTTCATCATTTAAATTTCGATATTCACTACTAAACCTTCATTAGATCTTACATTAAAAACAGTTTCGTCTTCAAAAATTAAATACTGACCTTTTATACCCACTAATTTACCTGTATAAGTGGGTGTTTTAATTAGGTTTAAACTTTTAGGTTTTGCAGGGTATTGCGTAACTGGAAAGTTAATATTGGTTTCTGTATTGCTTTCAATAAAATAAGCACTGGCTTCCTCTGGAATGTATTGTTTTAACTTTTCTCTCCATTCTACTAAGTCTACATCTTCAATATCATTTTTTAGCATTTTACGCCAATTGGTTTTATCTGCTACATGTTCTTTTAAAGCTACCTCTGTAATTCCTGCTAAATATCTGTTGGGTACTTCTACAATTTCTATGGCTTCATGTGCACCTTGATCAATCCATCTTGTAGGCACTTGCTGCTTTCTTGTAACCCCTACTTTTACATTGCTAGAATTTGCTAAATAAACAATATGTGGTTGTAATTGCACACGCTTTTCATAGGCTAAATCTCTGTCCTCTTCATCTAAATGTGCCTTACTAAGTTCGGGCCTCATAATCCAATCTGCAGCTTGTGGAATATCAAAAAAACAAGATTGGCAATACCCTTGCCTGTATATTTTTTTTTCTAGATGACAGTTTAAACATTCGTAGGTAACAAAAGAAAGTTTTATTTCTTTAGATATCAGCTGATTCATGTTTAGAAAATCGGTTTTCATATCTAAATAATATTGAACCTCATCTCCAATTTCGGTCATCATTTTTCTTAATACTCCTTGATACTGCATAAATAAATTTTGTTATTTTTAGCTTATCAACAAACTTACAAAAAAAACGAATTTCATTTATGCCTTATCCTATTGTTAATTCAATTATTTCTTGGTTTTTAAAGAAAAGAATTCATCAAATAGAATTGTTTTTAAAATACCCAACAGATGTGCAAAATGAACTTTTATTGAAGTTAACAAGTGCTTCAAAACGCACAGAATTTGGTAAAAAACACAATTTTTCATCCATAAAAAGTTATACCGATTTTGCAATGCAAGTGCCTATTCAGAAATATGAAAGTATAGAGCCACTGATAGAGCGTTGTAGAAAGGGCGAACAAAATTTATTTTGGCATACACCTATTAAGTGGTTTGCGAAAAGTAGTGGTACTACCAATGCAAAAAGTAAGTTTATACCTGTTAGTGATGAGGCTTTAGAATATTGCCACATGAAAGCTGGTAAAGATATGTTGTGCTTGTACATACACAATAATGAAGAGACTAAATTATTTACAGGTAAGGGTTTAAAATTAGGTGGAAGCTCAGATATTTACGAAGACAATAACTCGTATTTTGGAGATTTATCTGCAATTATTACAGAGAATTTACCTTTTTGGGCAGATTACAGTTCTGCACCAAGTCAAGAAGTTTCGATGATGTCTGAATGGGAAACCAAGATGGAAGCCATTATTGATGAAACCATAAATGAAAATATTACGAGTTTGGTGGGTGTACCTAGTTGGATGCTGGTTTTATTGAATCGTGTTTTAGAACGTACAGGAAAAAATCATATTCTAGAAGTTTGGCCTAATTTGGAAGTATACTTTCATGGAGGAGTAAACTTTAATCCCTACAGAGAGCAATACAAAAAGCTTATTCCTAAGCAAGATTTTCAATATTATGAAACTTACAATGCCTCTGAGGGCTTTTTTGCAATTCAGGATGAAAATGGTTCTA contains the following coding sequences:
- a CDS encoding carbon-nitrogen hydrolase family protein, which gives rise to MNDNLLKVALAQIAPVWLNKEKTLEKIEQSIVNAAQENCELIVFGEALLPGYPFWIALTNGAAWNSTTQKEIHAHYIRNSITIEKGELNAVCALAKKHKIAIYLGIMERAANRGGHSIYASLVYINETGEIKSVHRKLQPTFDERLTWAPGDGNGLQVHPLKDFTVGGLNCWENWMPLPRTALYGLGENLHIAVWPGSDHNTKDITRFIARESRSFVISVSSLMAKTDFPKDVPHYDKIVKDAPEILANGGSCIAGPDGEWIIEPVLEKEGLIIETLDFNRVLEERQNFDVVGHYSRPDVTKLQVNRERQSTVEFKN
- a CDS encoding DUF2797 domain-containing protein — translated: MQYQGVLRKMMTEIGDEVQYYLDMKTDFLNMNQLISKEIKLSFVTYECLNCHLEKKIYRQGYCQSCFFDIPQAADWIMRPELSKAHLDEEDRDLAYEKRVQLQPHIVYLANSSNVKVGVTRKQQVPTRWIDQGAHEAIEIVEVPNRYLAGITEVALKEHVADKTNWRKMLKNDIEDVDLVEWREKLKQYIPEEASAYFIESNTETNINFPVTQYPAKPKSLNLIKTPTYTGKLVGIKGQYLIFEDETVFNVRSNEGLVVNIEI
- a CDS encoding LacI family DNA-binding transcriptional regulator, which gives rise to MKKLTIKDIAKEFKVSISTVSKALNDSYEISQSTKEKIQKYAKENNYKPNFNALSLKNRSTKTIGVIIPTMLNYFFAQVFKGIEKTALEKGYKVITCISNQSYDKEVEIIEMLSNGSIDGFLLSMAKETELSNKFDHFKESIENGTPIVMFDRVAQSISCDKVITDDLEGATKTVEFLYKKGHKNIAFVSTMSDLHIGKQRFEGYKQGLKNVGLSLDENLVLNIVERDYKKYKNIVRPFIKANKIDAVITTGESVAVSVMKAVKKNDQKIPKDVAVIAFSNGILSRHSSPKMTTISQHGEKMGSAAAAILIDKLENKTKEITTKVIQTDLVIRDSTRK
- a CDS encoding GH3 auxin-responsive promoter family protein, producing the protein MPYPIVNSIISWFLKKRIHQIELFLKYPTDVQNELLLKLTSASKRTEFGKKHNFSSIKSYTDFAMQVPIQKYESIEPLIERCRKGEQNLFWHTPIKWFAKSSGTTNAKSKFIPVSDEALEYCHMKAGKDMLCLYIHNNEETKLFTGKGLKLGGSSDIYEDNNSYFGDLSAIITENLPFWADYSSAPSQEVSMMSEWETKMEAIIDETINENITSLVGVPSWMLVLLNRVLERTGKNHILEVWPNLEVYFHGGVNFNPYREQYKKLIPKQDFQYYETYNASEGFFAIQDENGSKELLLMLDYGIFYEFIDMKNYKGESSETIPLSEVEKNVDYALVITTNSGLWRYLIGDTIRFTSLQPYRIKITGRTKHYINVFGEELNIENVEDALKLTCEKTDALIKEYTAGPIFMKDKKSGGHEWVIEFTKKPESMDYFTEILDNSLKAINSDYEAKRYNSMTLAMPKIHVAKEGLFYEWLKKKDKLGGQHKVPRLSNSRDFVEELLEL
- a CDS encoding Cof-type HAD-IIB family hydrolase, with the protein product MKDFAQVKLVVSDMDGTLLNSKGAVSDEFFTLFEQLKKKNITFCAASGRQHNSIVSKLDAIKDEIYVIAENGGVAKKGTEVLLSNFLATDKILQLIPILRTIAGANMVLCCDGEAFIESKDPRFIKHFQEYYHSFQQVEDLIAIAKNKPAYKIAVYHFDSSEEFIYPVIEHLKEEVLLKVSGKNWLDISDEKANKGRALKHLQKVLDVSKEETLVFGDYHNDIEMMQEAKYSFAMANAHEDIKELAKYGTASNDNNGVEKVIKELLEVL